Proteins from a genomic interval of Phenylobacterium sp. LH3H17:
- a CDS encoding alpha/beta fold hydrolase, translated as MTGAGFHPARGELVDIGGRRLRAVRAGPAGDRPLIVLECGAFGCAADWAVVQDRLSAKGMASLAYDRAGLGYSDPGPAPRDGAAIADDLGQLLARLGEHGPYVMVGHSMAGLLLRVFVPRHRDRVLGVVLVDAAMPEAMEVKSTAGAVNAYRGAMRLVGMWSAAGFMRPVSLVIGDLIGLEGEASAEKRRVYGSAGHTKWAAEEVQQWPRTSLMGRAPFDPDLPVAVVTAGDERFAAPLKRLQVAPALASTRGYVDHVRGANHASLLGKRFADPIVKGVEHMLCA; from the coding sequence ATGACCGGCGCCGGCTTCCATCCCGCGCGGGGGGAACTGGTGGACATCGGAGGACGCCGCCTGCGCGCGGTTCGAGCGGGCCCGGCCGGCGACCGGCCGCTGATCGTCCTGGAATGCGGCGCCTTCGGTTGCGCCGCCGACTGGGCGGTGGTGCAGGACCGCCTCTCCGCCAAGGGAATGGCCAGCCTGGCCTATGATCGCGCCGGCCTGGGCTATTCCGATCCCGGCCCCGCGCCCCGCGACGGGGCGGCCATCGCCGACGACCTTGGCCAGCTACTGGCGCGCCTGGGCGAGCATGGGCCCTATGTGATGGTCGGCCACTCCATGGCGGGTCTGCTGCTTCGGGTCTTCGTCCCGCGCCACCGCGACCGGGTCCTGGGGGTGGTGCTGGTCGACGCCGCCATGCCCGAGGCGATGGAGGTCAAGTCGACGGCCGGGGCGGTCAACGCCTATCGCGGGGCGATGAGGCTGGTCGGCATGTGGTCGGCGGCGGGCTTCATGCGGCCGGTCTCCCTGGTGATCGGCGACCTGATCGGCCTGGAGGGCGAGGCCTCGGCCGAGAAGCGCCGCGTCTATGGTTCGGCGGGTCACACCAAGTGGGCGGCCGAGGAGGTTCAGCAGTGGCCGCGCACCTCGCTGATGGGCCGTGCGCCCTTCGACCCTGACCTGCCGGTGGCCGTGGTCACCGCCGGGGACGAGCGGTTCGCCGCGCCGTTGAAGCGGCTGCAGGTGGCCCCGGCCCTGGCCTCAACGCGGGGCTATGTGGACCATGTGCGCGGCGCCAACCACGCCAGCCTGCTCGGCAAACGGTTCGCCGATCCCATCGTCAAGGGCGTGGAGCATATGCTCTGCGCCTAG
- the tilS gene encoding tRNA lysidine(34) synthetase TilS — MRGLARAHDDLGCGGVLDRRLRADSDRPLAVAVSGGGDSVALALLADAWARAHGRRLLILTVDHGLGPLSLDWTQACANLAARLGAGFQALSWTGRKPSTGLPAAAREARHRLIANAARRAGARVVLMGHTAGDRAEAQAMRGAGSTTPSPREWAPSPVWPEGRDVFLLRPLLGAGRAEIRTWLTARGETWIDDPANDDQRFARARARQALAAMAPVSPDPVLASARPAGLALAVHADVGTGLLTLPRDALRQGEIAAFVGAACLCAAGASRPPRGDRTARLAHRLRSEETFAASLAGARIEAGAAEVRFLREPGEMTRRGLAPLEVSPGCATVWDGRFEIIADHVVAIRPLAGFAARLSSRERQGLAGLPPSARQGLPVVVDGDRVALAAGVAGVSVRALAQARLLAACGAVDREP, encoded by the coding sequence GTGCGCGGCCTAGCCCGCGCCCACGACGATCTCGGCTGCGGCGGCGTCCTCGACCGCCGCCTTCGCGCCGACAGCGACCGGCCCCTGGCCGTGGCCGTCTCCGGCGGCGGCGACTCCGTCGCCCTGGCCCTGCTCGCCGACGCCTGGGCCCGCGCGCACGGTCGCAGACTGTTGATCCTGACGGTCGACCATGGGCTCGGACCCCTGAGCCTTGACTGGACCCAGGCCTGCGCCAACCTCGCCGCCCGGCTAGGGGCGGGGTTCCAGGCGCTGAGCTGGACCGGCCGCAAGCCGTCGACCGGCCTGCCCGCAGCCGCGCGGGAGGCGCGACACCGGCTGATCGCCAACGCCGCGCGCCGGGCCGGAGCGCGGGTCGTGCTGATGGGTCACACGGCCGGTGATCGCGCCGAGGCTCAGGCCATGCGCGGCGCGGGCTCGACCACGCCCAGCCCGCGCGAGTGGGCCCCTTCCCCGGTCTGGCCGGAAGGCCGTGACGTCTTCCTCCTGCGCCCCCTGCTGGGCGCGGGGCGCGCCGAGATCCGCACCTGGCTCACCGCCCGCGGCGAGACCTGGATCGACGACCCAGCCAACGACGACCAGCGCTTCGCCCGCGCCAGGGCGCGACAGGCCCTGGCCGCCATGGCGCCGGTCTCACCCGATCCCGTCTTGGCGTCGGCCAGGCCAGCAGGGTTGGCCCTGGCCGTCCACGCTGATGTCGGCACGGGCCTGCTGACCCTGCCGCGCGACGCCCTGCGCCAGGGCGAGATCGCGGCTTTCGTCGGCGCGGCCTGCCTCTGCGCGGCGGGGGCCTCCCGACCGCCGCGCGGTGACCGAACCGCCCGACTGGCGCACCGGTTGCGGAGCGAGGAAACCTTCGCCGCCAGCCTGGCCGGGGCGCGCATCGAGGCCGGCGCCGCGGAGGTCCGGTTCCTGCGCGAGCCCGGCGAGATGACCCGGCGGGGCCTGGCGCCCCTCGAGGTTTCGCCAGGATGCGCGACGGTCTGGGACGGGCGCTTCGAGATCATCGCCGACCACGTGGTGGCGATCCGGCCGCTCGCGGGGTTCGCTGCGCGACTGTCGTCCCGCGAGCGCCAGGGTCTGGCCGGCCTGCCGCCCAGCGCCCGCCAGGGGCTGCCGGTCGTGGTCGACGGCGACCGCGTCGCCCTGGCCGCCGGCGTTGCCGGCGTCAGCGTCCGCGCCCTGGCCCAGGCCCGCCTGCTGGCCGCCTGCGGCGCGGTGGATCGCGAGCCCTAG